The Tubulanus polymorphus chromosome 1, tnTubPoly1.2, whole genome shotgun sequence genome contains a region encoding:
- the LOC141901739 gene encoding ATP-binding cassette sub-family B member 10, mitochondrial-like, which yields MLRRASCLIYRKTLITRSIHLQLPYLRISCSSISTKTSKRQNIYRFPNDENRQITVRYPLYFCCKFYSTTRNVRSMKEQRSVAVSPDSDIDKKGIKSKIKSTDVKRLLSLAGPEKWRLAGGVSLLLISSGVTMSVPFFMGHIIDIVNAAATNADAIEKLQKICAVLGAVFISGATANFGRVYLMQISGQRIIKQIRDSLFSSVMTQEMAFFDKTKTGEIINRLSADTALVGQSVTQNISDGLRSTIQAIGAVGMMFYVSPKLTLVALSIVPPIAIVSIIYGRYVRSITKNVQDSLADATQVAEERISNIRSVRAFAHEPEEMKSYRQRIEHVLNLSYKEALARGLFWASTGLSGNLIMLSVFYNGGLQMQEAQMTVGDLSAFLLYAAYIGVAMGGLSSFYTEMMRGLGASGRLWELTDRQPSIPLFTEHIHSSQHGIKGDIIFNDISFTYPSRPDVQLFKELSLTAPSGQVTAVVGPSGSGKSTLTSLLLRFYDPNQGCIMINGNNISNMSPSWLRRHIGTVSQEPVLFSCSVAENIAYGAFDPDSVTTEDITEAAKKANAFNFVNNFPDGFDTLVGERGLMLSGGQRQRIAIARAILRNPEILVLDEATSALDAESEYLVQEALERLMVGRTVITIAHRLSTIKNANQIAVLDNGHVVELGSYSHLMNIENGLFKKLVERQTLVNH from the exons ATGTTGCGACGTGCGTCATGTCTAATTTACCGGAAAACATTAATCACGCGATCAATTCATCTACAACTGCCTTACCTTAGAATAAGCTGTTCATCGATATCGACAAAGACGTCAAAGcgtcaaaatatatatagatttccaaatgatgaaaatagacAAATTACTGTGCGTTATCCATTGTACTTTTGCTGCAAATTCTATTCAACAACAAGGAATGTCAGGTCCATGAAAGAACAACGAAGTGTAGCTGTATCACCAGATAGTGATATCGATAAGAAAGGTATTAAGAGTAAGATCAAGTCTACAGATGTGAAGCGTTTGTTGTCATTAGCTGGTCCAGAAAAATGGAGATTAGCTG GAGGGGTCAGTCTACTGCTCATTTCAAGTGGTGTCACAATGTCAGTTCCATTCTTCATGGGGCATATAATCGACATTGTGAATGCAGCTGCTACTAACGCTGATGCCATTGAAAAATTACAGAAAATCTGTGCCGTCTTAGGTGCAGTGTTCATATCTGGAGCAACTGCTAATTTTGGAAGGGTTTACTTGATGCAGATATCAG GTCAAAGaatcatcaaacaaatcagAGATTCCCTGTTTTCATCTGTAATGACTCAAGAAATGGCTTTCttcgataaaacgaaaactgGTGAAATAATCAACCGTCTTTCTGCTGATACAGCTCTAGTCGGCCAGTCAGTCACACAGAATATTTCTGATGGACTACGGTCTACAATTCAAGCCATTGGGGCAGTTGGAATGATG ttttacgTGTCGCCAAAACTGACTCTAGTTGCATTGAGTATAGTTCCACCTATAGCTATAGTGTCCATCATTTATGGAAGATACGTTCGTTCGATTACTAAAAATGTTCAAGATTCGCTGGCAGATGCTACACAG GTCGCTGAAGAAAGAATTAGCAATATAAGATCAGTGCGTGCATTCGCTCATGAACCAGAAGAAATGAAATCGTATCGCCAACGTATTGAACACGTACTAAATCTTTCTTATAAGGAAGCCCTGGCTCGAGGATTATTTTGGGCCTCT ACTGGACTTTCAGGAAACCTTATTATGTTGTCTGTGTTTTATAATGGAGGACTACAGATGCAAGAGGCCCAAATGACTGTTGGAGATTTGTCTGCTTTTCTGCTATATGCAGCTTACATTGGTGTAGCCATGGGag GTCTTTCCTCTTTTTACACTGAAATGATGAGAGGGTTAGGGGCTAGTGGACGTCTATGGGAACTTACTGACCGTCAACCATCAATTCCCCTCTTCACTGAACACATTCACTCTAGTCAACACGGTATCAAAGGTGATATCATcttcaatgatatttcttttACCTATCCCAGTCGTCCTGATGTCCAGTTATTCAAAGAACTGAGTTTAACTGCGCCATCCGGTCAGGTGACAGCGGTGGTAGGTCCGAGTGGTTCCGGAAAATCCACCCTGACCAGTCTACTGCTGAGATTTTATGATCCTAATCAAG GTTGCATTATGATTAATGGTAACAATATATCTAATATGAGTCCCTCGTGGTTAAGACGCCATATCGGAACTGTAAGTCAG gAGCCAGTATTGTTTTCCTGTTCTGTAGCAGAAAATATAGCATATGGAGCTTTCGACCCAGATAGCGTTACCACAGAAGACATTACAGAAGCTGCCAAAAAAGCAAATGCATTCAATTTTGTGAATAATTTTCCTGATGGTTTCGATACTTTGGTTGGTGAACGCGGACTTATGCTTTCGGGAGGTCAGAGGCAGAGAATTGCAATTGCTCGAGCCATACTACGA AATCCTGAAATTCTTGTCTTAGATGAGGCTACTAG TGCTCTAGATGCTGAAAGTGAATACCTAGTACAAGAAGCCTTAGAACGCTTGATGGTCGGACGGACGGTGATCACAATAGCTCATAGATTATCAACGATAAAAAATGCTAATCAAATTGCTGTGTTAGACAATGGTCACGTGGTAGAACTTGGAAGTTATTCACATTTAATGAACATCGAAAATGGACTCTTTAAGAAATTAGTAGAACGACAAACTTTAGTAAATCACTGA
- the LOC141913570 gene encoding actin maturation protease-like, translating to MSSSLPPRPPPLPPVPPPLPSKTIQQNSVKPLTIFYPLDNIIEEIHHVLRRKLSLLSSEKSCDLLLSHYMPVPSLLQDGPMCGLVALQLAAECLKVEINAKELLKVAQNEGWSKQGEIFNAKHISLLVEKCLKCNAELITGGLDVNQEKISQHLMNGLPVLIPYDSDGNHEPCFKKGHKAHWAVLTGMVLVFNKSDYSAASIHELHYHQDEMLPNVFHAEISKDMNYDEKRFALMDYKRSDIYVYAKHGKSKYLDLWNYEQLAASNNNLVEVSGEILQDRDNFVIPIDGVISGLMGRSVLIWK from the exons ATGAGTTCATCGCTTCCTCCCAGGCCGCCTCCCCTACCCCCAGTACCGCCTCCGCTACCTTCAAAAACAATTCAGCAGAACTCCGTCAAACCACTGACAATTTTTTATCCGTTAGACAATATTATAGAAGAGATTCATCACGTTTTGAGAAGGAAACTTTCGTTGTTGAG TTCAGAGAAAAGTTGTGATTTGTTATTATCGCACTATATGCCGGTTCCATCTCTTCTTCAAGATGGACCAAT GTGTGGTTTGGTGGCATTACAGTTGGCCGCTGAATGTCTAAAGGTGGAAATTAACGCAAAGGAATTGCTGAAAGTTGCCCAAAATGAAGGCTGGTCTAAACAGGGAGAGATATTCAATG CTAAACATATTTCGTTACTTGTTGAGAAATGTTTAAAGTGTAATGCTGAACTTATAACCGGTGGGTTGGACGTCAATCAGGAGAAGATCTCTCAGCATCTAATGAATGGTTTACCCGTGTTAATTCC GTATGATTCAGATGGCAATCATGAACCTTGTTTTAAGAAGGGCCATAAAGCTCATTGGGCTGTCTTAACAG GGATGGTGCTTGTATTTAATAAAAGTGATTACTCTGCAGCATCCATTCACGAACTTCATTATCACCAAGATGAAATGTTGCCTAATGTTTTCCACGCTGAGATTTCAAAGGACATGAACTATGatgaaaaacgttttgcatTGATGGATTATAAAAGATCtgatatatatgtttatgCCAAACATGGTAAAAGTAAATATCTTGATTTGTGGAATTATGAACAGCTAGCAGCAAGCAACAATAACTTAGTGGAAGTATCTGGTGAAATTCTACAAGATAGAGACAATTTTGTCATACCTATCGATGGTGTTATTTCTGGATTGATGGGTAGAAGTGTTCTAATttggaaataa
- the LOC141898902 gene encoding speedy protein 1-B-like, producing MAYRPTAYNNGSYVVETETIYYYYRKGKVVSQVCDNIADKNEVNFASFSKTFRTFYPTIERRPSKAIDKAPKKRNRDAAIDDEESATHKNKNSIAVFNSPYKRIKHAASNWDYDAPISLRKSTSFTVKAKEMQAFFKLILLDDIILSFLARDSCRRISDKYLLAMTFAYFKRASFILREYSRMNFFVALYLANDMEEDEEDYKYEIFPWALGRNWRKRYPSFLLKRDKLWKRIGYRAVVSKKCCEEVMAIEPDHNAWKRERPEHHGGAYREYTRGPDIDFYPRGPNRSPHACKLCDDMLEYDSASPGSECTWFVSSGASSESSPGVVCVIPESSFDMHGSIRCKGDDDDIWAKGWEE from the exons ATGGCTTACAGGCCCACTGCTTACAATAATGGTAGTTACGTAGTCGAAACCGAGACAATCTATTACTATTACCGCAAAGGGAAAGTCGTTTCCCAAGTTTGCGATAATATCGCGGATAAGAACGAAGTAAATTTCGCCTCATTCTCTAAAACATTCCGAACATTTTATCCGACCATCGAACGAAGACCGTCGAAAGCCATCGATAAAGCGCCGAAAAAGAGAAACCGAGACGCGGCAATCGACGACGAAGAATCTGCGACgcataaaaacaagaattcaaTTGCGGTATTCAACAGTCCGTATAAACGCATAAAACATGCAGCATCGAACTGGGATTACGATGCACCGATATCACTGAGAAAGAGTACTAGTTTCACAGTTAAGGCTAAAGAAATGCAAGCATTCTTTAAGCTGATACTATTAG ATGATATTATTTTGAGCTTCCTGGCCAGAGATTCCTGTAGACGCATTTCAGACAAG TATCTCCTGGCAATGACATTTGCTTACTTCAAAAGAGCATCGTTTATACTGAGAGAATACAGTCGCATGAACTTCTTTGTTGCTCT GTACTTGGCTAATGATATGGAGGAAGATGAGGAAgattataaatatgaaatatttcccTGGGCGCTGGGTCGCAACTGGCGTAAAAGATACCCAAGTTTTCTGCTGAAGAGGGATAAGTTGTGGAAGCGAATTGGATACCGAGCTGTTGTCAGTAAAAAATGTTGTGAAGAG GTGATGGCTATTGAACCTGATCATAACGCCTGGAAACGTGAAAGACCTGAACACCACGGCGGAGCTTACAGAGAGTACACAAGAGGACCAGATATCGACTTCTACCCTAGAGGACCGAACAGGTCACCACACGCCTGTAAACTATGTGATGACATGTTAGAATATGATTCTGCAAGTCCAGGCAGTGAATGCACTTGGTTTGTGTCGTCAGGAGCGTCGAGTGAATCTTCACCCGGAGTTGTGTGTGTCATTCCAGAATCTTCATTTGATATGCATG GTTCGATTCGGTGTAAAGGGGACGATGATGATATCTGGGCAAAGGGATGGGAGGAATGA